From Chryseobacterium sp. IHB B 17019, one genomic window encodes:
- a CDS encoding M16 family metallopeptidase, giving the protein MKKQLTYIAAAFFFAGMVSAQKIDLNAMPKPGPTPAINIAKPKTFQLSNGLTVMVVENNKLPRVSASLSMDRPPYYEGSVAGVSQIMAEQFENGTTNMSKDDFNKKVDYLGANLNFSSNGAAANSLSKYFPQVLGLMADAIINPKFSAEEIQDSKERAIEGLKSDEKNASSIASRVSNALMYGKNTSRGEFETVESINKIQLADVQNTYKKYYAPDNAYLVIVGDVKFDQVKPLIEKAFSGWKKANTPITPLEPATNVAKTEINVVDVPSAVQSVVSLNNLNTLKMKDPNYFPATIANYILGGGGEARLFMNLREKNGFTYGAYSNMSASKYSPEFSASASVRNEVTDKAVKEFMNELNAISTVKPEELENAKAKLKGSFIMSLEQPATIARFALNQKVQDLPSDFYTNYLKSIDKVTAADVSNAVKTTILPNQSRIFIAGKASDISEGLEKLGYPVKYFDKDANPVAKPTTQKVDANVTVASIADKYINAIGGKANLAKINSYTTTASMSMQGQNIDFKIIKAQGGKEVTTVTAMGQVVQKQVFDGKTGYSEQMGQKVPMKAEQIAEKMKNTELFEELGFAKSPDYKVAGIEKIEGEDSYVVKGNNTTYYYSVKTGLKTGETKTVKAQGKEMSIPTTYSNYKDVAGVKMPYTISVNQMGMDMKMEVKSIEVNQAKDADFK; this is encoded by the coding sequence ATGAAAAAGCAATTAACATATATAGCTGCAGCGTTTTTCTTCGCGGGAATGGTTTCAGCACAAAAAATAGATCTTAATGCAATGCCAAAACCGGGGCCAACGCCTGCGATCAACATTGCTAAGCCAAAAACTTTCCAACTAAGCAACGGTCTTACGGTAATGGTTGTAGAAAACAACAAGCTACCGAGAGTAAGCGCGAGCCTTTCTATGGACAGACCTCCATATTATGAAGGAAGTGTAGCGGGTGTAAGCCAAATCATGGCTGAACAGTTCGAAAACGGAACAACAAATATGAGCAAAGATGATTTCAACAAAAAGGTTGATTATCTTGGAGCTAATCTTAACTTCTCTTCGAATGGTGCCGCTGCAAATTCACTTTCAAAATATTTCCCTCAAGTTTTAGGTTTAATGGCTGATGCTATTATTAATCCTAAATTTTCTGCTGAAGAAATTCAAGATTCTAAAGAAAGAGCAATCGAAGGATTAAAATCTGACGAAAAGAATGCTTCTTCTATCGCTTCAAGAGTTTCCAATGCCCTGATGTACGGAAAAAATACTTCAAGAGGTGAATTTGAAACGGTTGAATCTATTAATAAAATTCAATTAGCTGACGTACAAAATACTTACAAAAAATATTACGCTCCGGATAATGCTTACCTGGTAATCGTTGGAGACGTAAAATTTGATCAGGTAAAACCATTAATTGAAAAAGCTTTCAGCGGATGGAAAAAAGCGAATACGCCTATTACTCCACTAGAGCCGGCCACCAATGTTGCTAAAACCGAGATCAATGTAGTGGATGTTCCTAGTGCTGTACAGTCTGTTGTTTCTTTAAACAACCTGAATACGCTGAAAATGAAAGATCCTAACTACTTCCCTGCAACGATCGCAAACTACATCCTTGGAGGTGGTGGTGAAGCAAGACTTTTCATGAACCTTCGTGAGAAAAACGGATTTACTTACGGAGCGTATTCAAACATGAGCGCAAGCAAATATTCTCCGGAATTTTCTGCAAGTGCAAGTGTAAGAAACGAGGTTACAGACAAGGCTGTAAAGGAATTCATGAATGAGCTTAACGCTATTTCCACTGTAAAACCTGAAGAGCTGGAAAATGCCAAGGCAAAACTGAAAGGTTCTTTCATCATGTCTTTGGAGCAACCTGCAACGATTGCAAGATTTGCTTTAAATCAAAAAGTTCAGGACCTTCCTTCTGATTTCTATACCAATTACTTAAAATCTATTGATAAAGTAACTGCAGCAGATGTCTCAAACGCTGTGAAAACTACAATTCTACCAAACCAAAGCAGAATTTTCATCGCTGGTAAAGCATCTGATATTTCTGAAGGATTGGAAAAATTAGGCTATCCTGTAAAGTACTTTGATAAGGACGCAAATCCTGTTGCAAAGCCAACTACACAGAAAGTAGACGCGAATGTAACGGTAGCTTCTATCGCTGACAAATACATCAACGCTATCGGAGGAAAGGCAAATTTGGCTAAAATCAATTCTTACACAACGACTGCTTCTATGTCTATGCAAGGACAAAATATTGATTTTAAAATCATTAAGGCACAAGGCGGGAAAGAAGTAACAACCGTAACTGCGATGGGTCAAGTTGTTCAGAAACAGGTATTTGACGGAAAAACAGGGTATTCTGAGCAAATGGGACAAAAAGTTCCTATGAAAGCTGAGCAGATCGCTGAAAAAATGAAAAATACAGAACTTTTCGAAGAACTTGGTTTTGCAAAGTCTCCTGACTACAAAGTAGCGGGTATTGAAAAGATCGAAGGTGAAGATTCTTATGTAGTGAAAGGTAATAATACAACCTATTACTACAGTGTAAAAACGGGACTAAAAACCGG
- a CDS encoding M16 family metallopeptidase codes for MKKRLLSVAAAAFFGMALNAQQIKFEEYDLPNGLHVILHQDNSAPVVTTGVMYHVGAKDEVKGRTGFAHFFEHLLFEGTPNIKRGDWFKIVSSNGGQNNANTTNDRTYYYETFPSNNEQLGLWMEAERMRHAVINQVGVDTQREVVKEEKRLRMDNQPYGNLFSTIQKNLFTNHPYNWPTIGSMEDLNSAKLEEFQAFYKKYYVPNNATLVVAGDIKPEQTKKWIETYYGGIPKGTVYPKDFPKDTPITQEKEVTATDPNIQLPAYIFAYRTPGNKEKDAYILDMLSSYLSNGKSSVLYKKLVDQDKKALQVAAFNQGLEDYSIFAFFAIPMGQTTKQALQTDIDAEIKKLQTTLISEEDYQKLQNQYENQFVNANSSIQGIAASLATNHVLMGNTNLINKEIDIYRSITRQDLQNAAKKYLNSNQRIIINYVPEKK; via the coding sequence AAGCGACTTCTTTCTGTTGCTGCAGCGGCTTTCTTTGGGATGGCTCTGAATGCACAACAAATTAAATTTGAAGAGTATGACTTACCAAACGGTCTTCACGTAATTCTTCATCAGGACAATTCCGCACCAGTGGTAACAACAGGTGTAATGTACCACGTAGGTGCAAAAGATGAAGTAAAAGGCAGAACAGGTTTTGCCCATTTCTTCGAGCATCTTTTATTCGAAGGAACACCAAATATCAAAAGAGGTGACTGGTTCAAAATCGTTTCTTCAAACGGAGGACAAAACAATGCAAACACAACGAACGACAGAACGTACTACTACGAAACTTTTCCTTCAAACAATGAGCAACTTGGCCTTTGGATGGAAGCTGAAAGAATGCGTCACGCTGTGATCAACCAAGTGGGTGTTGATACTCAAAGAGAGGTTGTAAAAGAAGAAAAAAGATTGAGAATGGACAACCAGCCTTACGGAAACCTTTTCTCAACAATTCAGAAAAATTTATTTACAAATCACCCGTACAACTGGCCTACAATTGGGTCTATGGAAGATTTGAACTCTGCAAAGCTGGAAGAATTCCAGGCTTTCTATAAAAAATACTACGTTCCGAATAACGCAACTTTAGTTGTTGCAGGTGACATCAAGCCTGAGCAGACTAAAAAGTGGATCGAAACTTATTATGGAGGTATCCCGAAAGGAACAGTGTATCCAAAAGATTTCCCGAAAGATACTCCTATCACTCAGGAAAAAGAAGTAACGGCAACTGACCCGAACATCCAGCTTCCTGCATATATTTTCGCCTACAGAACTCCAGGTAACAAAGAAAAAGACGCGTATATTTTAGATATGCTTTCTTCTTATTTGAGCAACGGTAAATCTTCTGTTTTATACAAAAAATTAGTAGACCAGGATAAAAAAGCGCTTCAGGTAGCAGCTTTCAACCAGGGTCTTGAGGATTACAGTATTTTCGCATTTTTCGCGATCCCGATGGGACAGACTACAAAACAAGCATTGCAGACGGACATTGATGCTGAGATCAAAAAACTTCAGACGACCTTAATCTCTGAAGAGGATTACCAAAAACTTCAAAATCAGTACGAAAACCAGTTTGTAAACGCTAACTCAAGCATCCAGGGAATTGCTGCTTCATTGGCTACAAACCACGTATTGATGGGTAACACGAATTTGATCAACAAAGAAATAGACATTTACAGATCTATCACAAGACAGGACCTTCAAAATGCTGCTAAAAAGTATCTTAATTCCAACCAAAGAATAATCATTAATTACGTACCTGAAAAAAAGTAA